The nucleotide window TTTAATGGAAATATTTCTTTTAACTGCTCCACACTTAAATTTTTTTCGCACCATCTGCCTATTTCTTTTAGTCGAGTTTCTAATCTTTCATTATTTGTCTTGTGTGTTTCAAACAAAGTTCTTAAATTATCTCTATCATCTTTGATTTTATGATATTCAAATTTTAAATATTCAAGCTCTTTGTTAGCTTCTTTCTTGCTTTCATTTGTGCTAATTAAAAAAGCATTTTTAGTTAGCTGATAGTCTTCTCTTACCTTAGCATTGTATTTTCCAAAGGTTAAAATGTTTTTCCATAGGCTTAAACGTTTTTCAAACTTTTGTGTAAGTTCCTTTAAAGCTCTTTCATGTCCTAGTTCTAAATTTTGTATATGTTTTTGATGTTGCTCTATTTTCGCTTGTAATTCGTTTTCTTTCGATTTTAGCTCTTTAGCCTTGTCTTGTATCTCTTTTTCTTTTTTTTTCAATTCTAGAGCCATTTGCGTTAATTTATGCTCTTGTTCTTGTATTCTTTGAAGTAATGCTTTTTCTTGTTCTTTAAATTGAGCGTAAGTTTTATAATCTTGTATGTATTGGGGTTGCTTTTCGTTATTCTCGTAGCGATTAGCTCCACGCTCCATTTTTAAACTTTGTGCGGTTAGGGTTTGTATTTTGCTAAGATTGGCTTTATTCAAACTTGCTTCACGCCTAGCAAGTTGTAAGCCATTGTTATCGAGTGTAAAAAATACTGCGTGGGCGTGATAATGGGTTTGTTTTTCCCCTTTAGCATTCTCACTTACTTCATCTCTATGGATTACAACTTGTAAAGGTGTAAATCCTGTAAGCTCTGCAATTTTTTGTGTAAGCTCTTGACATTGTTCCATTGTAGTATTTTCGCCGATTTCGTATATAAACTCGTGATAGCATTTTTCTTTTTTAGTAAAATTTTGAAGTCCTTTAGGCTTTCCACTTTTAGCTAAACCATTCTTATTTTCACAATATTTATAAAAATTTTCATAAGCTTTTTTATAAAGCCTTTCTATGTTCTTACGCACTTCATCGCTAGTGCAAGAGTATTCATTTAAATGCGTAAGTTCTTTAGTGATTGTCTTAGCATTATCGTTGGTTCTATCATTGTGGTTTAATGCGGGTTGTTTTTTAGGATTGCAATGAGCGGTGGCAACTTTTGACATATTCTACAAATCCTTTTTCTTTGTATTCTGTTAGTATCTCATCACTACTTAGATTATATGCACTCATTTTTAGGAATCCCATCATCTAAAAATTTCAA belongs to Campylobacter sp. RM10537 and includes:
- a CDS encoding mobilization protein — encoded protein: MSKVATAHCNPKKQPALNHNDRTNDNAKTITKELTHLNEYSCTSDEVRKNIERLYKKAYENFYKYCENKNGLAKSGKPKGLQNFTKKEKCYHEFIYEIGENTTMEQCQELTQKIAELTGFTPLQVVIHRDEVSENAKGEKQTHYHAHAVFFTLDNNGLQLARREASLNKANLSKIQTLTAQSLKMERGANRYENNEKQPQYIQDYKTYAQFKEQEKALLQRIQEQEHKLTQMALELKKKEKEIQDKAKELKSKENELQAKIEQHQKHIQNLELGHERALKELTQKFEKRLSLWKNILTFGKYNAKVREDYQLTKNAFLISTNESKKEANKELEYLKFEYHKIKDDRDNLRTLFETHKTNNERLETRLKEIGRWCEKNLSVEQLKEIFPLKAERIEKELKYQRAFENSFEQTKTKRNNRGFGFNR